The following proteins are co-located in the Vigna angularis cultivar LongXiaoDou No.4 chromosome 2, ASM1680809v1, whole genome shotgun sequence genome:
- the LOC108329716 gene encoding elongator complex protein 6 — translation MEQKNWNLLDESLGLHINDDAKPWPLCGRFVLVEDCVDTSAAFVLHHILKRSFSSHPSSAVLFLAFSHPFSHYDRVLRKLGCNLTAQRDNGRFFFLPMLMFQCPGEGKPNHDGLASVFEQIERVITLLHQDKKSISIIIDDISFLEVAANGSSDDVLNLLHYCHTLTSEYGCALIALDHKDIYLNGDRTAVILEMEYRADILVKAEPLATGLAKDVHGQLMVLNKETQHQHGITAIKSYNFHFKIKENGIECFYPGTKIQ, via the exons ATGGAGCAGAAAAATTGGAACCTTCTGGACGAATCGCTGGGGCTTCACATTAATGACGACGCGAAGCCATGGCCTCTGTGTGGTCGCTTCGTGCTTGTGGAGGACTGTGTTGACACAAGCGCCGCTTTCGTTCTTCACCACATCCTCAAACGCTCCTTCTCTTCTCACCCTTCTTCCGCCGTTCTCTTCCTCGCTTTTTCTCATCCTTTCTCCCACTACGATCGCGTCCTCCGAAAGCTC GGTTGCAACTTAACTGCTCAAAGAGATAATGGCAGAttctttttccttcctatgCTTATGTTTCAGTGTCCAG GGGAAGGAAAACCCAATCATGATGGGCTTGCTTCTGTGTTTGAGCAAATTGAAAGAGTGATCACTCTGTTACATCAAGACAAGAAATCCATCTCTATCATTATAGATGATATATCTTTTCTTGAAGTTGCTGCTAATGGTTCTTCAGATGATGTTTTAAACTTGCTGCATTATTGCCATACGTTAACATCAGAATAT GGTTGTGCATTGATTGCACTTGATCATAAAGATATTTATTTGAATGGAGACAGGACTGCTGTTATCTTAGAGATGGAGTACCGTGCTGACATTTTGGTCAAGGCTGAACCATTGGCCACTGGTTTAGCAAAAGATGTGCATGGTCAG TTGATGGTGTTAAATAAGGAAACACAACATCAGCATGGAATTACAGCCATTAAGAGTTACAATTTTCACTTCAAGATCAAGGAAAATGGCATCGAGTGCTTTTATCCTGGTACAAAAATCCAATGA
- the LOC108329387 gene encoding phosphatidylinositol 4-phosphate 5-kinase 6 isoform X1, whose amino-acid sequence MHQKKSEVQIGKESVGVSSDFNPSPPLQYQKHPHHRHQFYPQIEIDISPPQQRTGPPQVTPPPSLSKQKHLHPHAQPPLFKSHNAAFFSVTVAAKSAAFRALRRVRRQRALLLLAVPLLYLYFLVSRSFLLDLLSAIAFSAALVFSLNLAFPLPLRSIRLKSPSAVVARPAPQLPVFWTIGSRPKSEKRVASGCWVQVFGNGDVYEGEFHRGKCSGSGVYYYSRSGRYEGDWVDGKYDGYGVETWARGSRYRGCYRQGLRHGFGVYRFYTGDVYAGEWSNGQSHGCGVHTCEDGSRYVGEFKWGVKHGLGHYHFRNGDTYVGEYFADKMHGFGIYHFANGHLYEGAWHEGRRQGLGMYTFRNGETQSGHWQNGLLDIPSTQSTTYPVSPVGLSHSKVLNAVQDARRAAAKAYEVAKVDEGVNRAVAASNRAANAARVAAVKAAQKRMHQVNNESFAIPVM is encoded by the exons ATGCATCAGAAGAAATCAGAGGTTCAGATCGGAAAAGAAAGCGTAGGCGTCTCTTCCGATTTCAATCCTTCGCCGCCCCTGCAATACCAGAAACACCCTCACCATCGTCACCAATTCTATCCTCAAATCGAAATCGACATCTCCCCACCGCAACAGCGCACCGGACCGCCGCAGGTGACCCCTCCGCCCTCGCTATCAAAGCAGAAGCATCTCCATCCGCACGCCCAGCCGCCTCTCTTCAAGTCACACAACGCCGCCTTCTTTTCCGTAACGGTCGCCGCCAAAAGCGCCGCCTTCCGCGCTCTGCGTCGCGTGAGGCGGCAGCGCGCGTTGCTCCTACTCGCCGTGCCGCTCCTCTACCTCTACTTCCTCGTCTCGCGGTCCTTCCTCCTCGACCTCCTTTCCGCGATCGCCTTCTCCGCCGCGCTTGTGTTCTCTCTCAACCTCGCGTTCCCGCTGCCGCTCCGCTCTATTCGGCTCAAGTCGCCGTCTGCGGTGGTCGCCCGCCCCGCGCCGCAGCTGCCGGTGTTCTGGACGATTGGGTCGCGGCCTAAGTCGGAGAAGCGCGTGGCGTCGGGGTGCTGGGTGCAGGTCTTCGGAAACGGCGACGTTTACGAGGGGGAGTTTCACCGAGGGAAGTGTTCCGGCAGCGGGGTGTATTATTATAGTAGGAGTGGGAGGTACGAAGGGGATTGGGTTGATGGAAAATACGATGGCTATGGGGTGGAGACTTGGGCGCGTGGGAGTCGCTACCGGGGGTGTTACCGGCAGGGTTTGAGACACGGGTTTGGGGTGTATAGGTTTTACACCGGGGATGTGTACGCCGGCGAGTGGTCTAATGGACAAAGCCACGGGTGTGGGGTTCACACATGCGAGGATGGGAGTAGATACGTTGGAGAGTTCAAGTGGGGTGTCAAGCATGGCCTTGGTCATTACCATTTCAG AAATGGTGATACATATGTGGGTGAATACTTTGCGGACAAGATGCATGGTTTTGGGATATATCATTTTGCAAATGGCCATCTATATGAAGGAGCCTGGCATGAAGGTAGAAGACAAGGACTTGGCATGTATACATTTAGAAATGGTGAAACCCAATCCGGTCACTGGCAAAATGGACTTCTTGACATTCCAAGCACTCAAAGCACTACTTATCCAGTTTCTCCTGTTGGTCTATCTCATTCCAAAGTCCTCAATGCAGTGCAG GATGCAAGACGAGCAGCAGCGAAAGCATATGAAGTGGCAAAGGTAGATGAAGGGGTAAACCGAGCTGTAGCAGCTTCTAATAGAGCAGCCAATGCAGCCAGAGTAGCTGCTGTGAAAGCTGCACAAAAGCGGATGCATCAGGTTAACAATGAAAGCTTCGCAATTCCTGTTATGTAA
- the LOC108329387 gene encoding uncharacterized protein LOC108329387 isoform X2 gives MHQKKSEVQIGKESVGVSSDFNPSPPLQYQKHPHHRHQFYPQIEIDISPPQQRTGPPQVTPPPSLSKQKHLHPHAQPPLFKSHNAAFFSVTVAAKSAAFRALRRVRRQRALLLLAVPLLYLYFLVSRSFLLDLLSAIAFSAALVFSLNLAFPLPLRSIRLKSPSAVVARPAPQLPVFWTIGSRPKSEKRVASGCWVQVFGNGDVYEGEFHRGKCSGSGVYYYSRSGRYEGDWVDGKYDGYGVETWARGSRYRGCYRQGLRHGFGVYRFYTGDVYAGEWSNGQSHGCGVHTCEDGSRYVGEFKWGVKHGLGHYHFRCMVLGYIILQMAIYMKEPGMKVEDKDLACIHLEMVKPNPVTGKMDFLTFQALKALLIQFLLLVYLIPKSSMQCRMQDEQQRKHMKWQR, from the exons ATGCATCAGAAGAAATCAGAGGTTCAGATCGGAAAAGAAAGCGTAGGCGTCTCTTCCGATTTCAATCCTTCGCCGCCCCTGCAATACCAGAAACACCCTCACCATCGTCACCAATTCTATCCTCAAATCGAAATCGACATCTCCCCACCGCAACAGCGCACCGGACCGCCGCAGGTGACCCCTCCGCCCTCGCTATCAAAGCAGAAGCATCTCCATCCGCACGCCCAGCCGCCTCTCTTCAAGTCACACAACGCCGCCTTCTTTTCCGTAACGGTCGCCGCCAAAAGCGCCGCCTTCCGCGCTCTGCGTCGCGTGAGGCGGCAGCGCGCGTTGCTCCTACTCGCCGTGCCGCTCCTCTACCTCTACTTCCTCGTCTCGCGGTCCTTCCTCCTCGACCTCCTTTCCGCGATCGCCTTCTCCGCCGCGCTTGTGTTCTCTCTCAACCTCGCGTTCCCGCTGCCGCTCCGCTCTATTCGGCTCAAGTCGCCGTCTGCGGTGGTCGCCCGCCCCGCGCCGCAGCTGCCGGTGTTCTGGACGATTGGGTCGCGGCCTAAGTCGGAGAAGCGCGTGGCGTCGGGGTGCTGGGTGCAGGTCTTCGGAAACGGCGACGTTTACGAGGGGGAGTTTCACCGAGGGAAGTGTTCCGGCAGCGGGGTGTATTATTATAGTAGGAGTGGGAGGTACGAAGGGGATTGGGTTGATGGAAAATACGATGGCTATGGGGTGGAGACTTGGGCGCGTGGGAGTCGCTACCGGGGGTGTTACCGGCAGGGTTTGAGACACGGGTTTGGGGTGTATAGGTTTTACACCGGGGATGTGTACGCCGGCGAGTGGTCTAATGGACAAAGCCACGGGTGTGGGGTTCACACATGCGAGGATGGGAGTAGATACGTTGGAGAGTTCAAGTGGGGTGTCAAGCATGGCCTTGGTCATTACCATTTCAG ATGCATGGTTTTGGGATATATCATTTTGCAAATGGCCATCTATATGAAGGAGCCTGGCATGAAGGTAGAAGACAAGGACTTGGCATGTATACATTTAGAAATGGTGAAACCCAATCCGGTCACTGGCAAAATGGACTTCTTGACATTCCAAGCACTCAAAGCACTACTTATCCAGTTTCTCCTGTTGGTCTATCTCATTCCAAAGTCCTCAATGCAGTGCAG GATGCAAGACGAGCAGCAGCGAAAGCATATGAAGTGGCAAAGGTAG